Part of the Methylorubrum populi genome is shown below.
GGAGAACGACTTCTGCATGCGCGCCCTCAAGGCGGGCTTCACCAACCTCCTGGCGCACGACGTGTTCGTGTTCCACTCAGGCAGCGTCTCGTTCGGCGCGCTGCTCGCGACCAAGGGCGCGGACATCTTCCGCACCATCCTCACCAAGCATCCCGATTACCAGCGCCGGGTCCACAACCACATCGAAGTCGATCCCGCCCGCTTCGCCCGCCGCCGGCTCGACCTCTACCGGTTCGCCAAGCGTGCGGCGGAGAGCACCGAGCGCGGCCTCGCCCTGATCGTGACCCATGATTTCGGCGGCGGCGTCGAGACCCATATCGAAATGTTGAGCCTCCGGCTTGCCGAGGCCGGATTCGGCGTCGTCTACCTGCGCACCGACGAGCCCGGCGGGTTCAAGCTCGGCCTGCCCGGGGCAGGCGGGATCGACTTTCCCGTCTCCATCCTCGACCCGCTCTCCCTCGACCGTGACGCCGACCTCCTCGCCGAACTGATCGGCTGGCTCGGCCCGGCCATGGTGCATGTCCACTCGCTGGCGGGGCTCGATGCGCCCTCGACCCGTGCGGCAATGCGGCTGATCGAGGAAGCCGGTCCCGACTACGACGTGACGCTGCACGACTATGCCGCGGTCTGCCACCGCAACAATCTCGTGCGGCCCGACGGCGTTTTTTGCGGGCTGGCGGAACCCGCCGCCTGCCGCGACTGCATCCGTCTCGATCGCGACGCGGACGGGATGGTCCTGCCCGATCCGGCCGACCGGCGGCGGCTCTGGGCCGGATTCCTCGATCGAGCGAGAACGGTGTTCGCCCCGTCCGCCGATCTCGCCGGCCGCATCGGTCCGGCGCTGCATCTCGACCGCATCCTGCTGCGCCCGCACGAGGAGACGCTGAGCGGCGGCGCGCTCAAGCTCCGCCAACGCAGGGAGGGGCCGTTGCGGGTCGCGGTGATCGGATCGATCGGCGCGCACAAGGGCTACGACGTCGTCCACAACCTCGCCCTCGACGCCCGGCTGCGGCAGCTGCCGATCGTCTTCACGATCGTCGGCCACTCCGCCGAGCCGCGCGCCATGGAGGCAGCGGGCGTACGCGAGACGGGACTCTACGGCAGCGACGCGGCGGCCCTCAGGGAGATCGCCCGTCTCGATCCCGACATCGCCCTGCTGCCCTCGATCTGGCCGGAGACCTATTGCTACACCCTGTCCCTCGCGCTGGCGGCCGGGGTGCCGCCGGTGGTGTTCGACCTCGGTGCCCAAGCCGAGCGGCTGCGCGAGACAGGGGAGGGCCACAGGCTCGATCCGGCGCTCGCCGAGGATCCGCAGCGGTTGAATGCGGCTCTGCTCGCGCTTCCCATCGAGGCGCTCTGGGCCGCGCGCAAGCCGTTCCGGCCGACGGTCTATCCGCGGATCCTGGAGGATTATTACGGGCTCGGCGAAGCGGCCCCTGCGGCCCTTCGGGCCTCCTCCGGCGGCCTGCCGGCGGCGGCGGCAACGTCGGGCTAAGCCTCGGGCGACGACCGGCGCGATCCCCGCACATGTCATAGACGGAGCTGCCGCCCGGCGGCTACAACGGTCAAGCTAGGCGAGTCGCGCGCGGTCTCGCCTCGGCGTTCGTTGCAAGCCAAGGGGAAGCCCATGACCACGCAGAACCTCACCGTCACCGCCCGCGAGCGCGACACGCTTCTGGCGGCGTTGCGCTACTACCAGTTCTACCGGATGCAGGGTCACCCGTTCGATCCCCGGAAGGACGACCTCATCGACACCATCGCCGCCAGCAGCGGTGAGGCCCTCGACGTGACCGAGATCGACGATCTCTGCGCGGGCCTGCATGGAAACCGACACGCCCTGGCGAGTGTGGCGGCCTGAAGCAGGACCGTAACGCCCGAGGCGACCGGACCGACGTCAGGCGAGAAGGGCGTTGAGGAGAACGGCCGCTCCGAGGCCGAGCAGGAACGCCGCCGCGAGCAGAGATGTGTCTGCGGCGGTCATCGGGAGGCTTCGCCCGTCGAGATGCCGACCAGAAGCGGCCGACGGGTGACCACGACCTGTCCCGGAATCGGCGCCTCACCGTCGATCCGGGCGCTCACCGGAACGGCGCCGCCGGCCTGAGGCAGGCGCTGGGTGAAGACCTTCGCCGAACCCGTCGCGCCCGGCACCGCCTCGACGAGCGAGGGGGCGAACAGGGCATAGGCCGCCATCACCGTTCCGGCCGCCGCGATCTTGATCAGGTCCCGCATGATGTCCGCCCCACCGTTCGGAGCCCTTCCGGCTCTCGTATGGCGCCGTTCTAGGGACGCCGGGTTGCCAGCGGATTGCTTCGTACGGTTACCGGATTGCGTCGGCCGGAAGGCCGAAGAAACATCCGGAGCAACGAGCGTCGCCGAGCACCTGTTGGAGAGACTAGCGGGAAGCCCGCCGGACCGATGAGTGAAAACGCACGTCGTGCCGCGGCCCGGATTCGCACCCGGGCCGATCAGGGTCCTATCCGCCGAACACCGAGGTGAGCACCTCGCCCCCGCGCCTGATCGCGACCTCCCACAGGCCGAGATTGCGCTGCGTCAGCCGATCCAGGTCCTTGGTCGAGGTGATCGGCATGCCGTTGACGGCCACGATCACGTCACCCTTGCGGAAGCCCGCCCGGCCCGCGAGCGAGCCGTCATCGACGGCGGTCACCGCCACGCCCTCCTCCGGCAGATCCGTCTGCAGCTCCTCGCTCACCGCGGGCGAGGTGTTGACGAAGGTCGCGCCCGAGAACGGTGTGCGGGTACGGATCTTGAGGCTGTCGCGGGGGCGCGTCTCCGGTGCCGGGCCGAGCTTGACCGGGATGGTCTGCCGCTTGGTGCCGCGCAGGATGCCGAGATCGGTCGTGCCGGAGATGCCCTTGAGCGCGTAGCGGTAGCCGAAGGCCTCCGGATCGTCGACGGTCTGGCCGTCGACCGAGAGGATCACGTCGCCGCGCTTGAGGCCGGCCTCCTCGGCCGGGCTCTTGGCCTGCATGCTCGCCACCAGCACGCCGGTCGGCCGGTCGAGCCCGACGCTCTCGGCGATGTCGGGCGTCACGGTCTGCACGCGCGCGCCGAGCCAGGGCCGGCGCACGAGGCTGCCGCCGCTCTTGGCGGTCTCCACCACCGCGCGGACCATGCTGGCGGGGATGGCGAAGCCGATGCCGTGGCTGCCGCCGGATTGCGAGTAGATCGCGGTGTTGATGCCGACGAGGTGTCCCTTGAGGTCGACCAGCGCGCCGCCGGAATTGCCCGGATTGATCGCTGCGTCGGTCTGGATGAAGAACTGGTAGTCCGACGAGCCGACCTGGGTGCGGGCCAGCGCCGAGACGATGCCCTGCGTCACGGTCTGCCCGACGCCGAAGGGATTGCCGATTGCCATCACGAAGTCGCCGACCTCGAGGTGGTCGGAATCGCCGATCGGCATCGGCGCGATGTCGGCCGGGCTCTTGATCTTGAGCACGGCGAGGTCGGTACGGGGATCGCGCAGCACGAACTGCGCCTCGAACTCGCGCTTGTCGGCGAGCGCCACCTTCACCTCGTTCATGTTCTCGATGACGTGGTTGTTGGTGATGACGAGGCCCGAGGCATCGACGATCACGCCGGAGCCGAGAGAGCGCTGCGCCCGCTCGCCGGGCATCCCGCCGGGGCCGCGGCCCGGCCGCTCCTCGCCGAAGAAGCGGCGCATGAACTCCTCCATGGCGTTGGAGCGCGCGGAGCGCTTCTCGACATGCGAGGCGTAGACGTTGACGACGGAGGGCGCCGCCCGCTTCACCACCGGGGCGAAGGAAAGCTGGATCTCGCCCTTCGACAGGGGCACGGCCTTCTCCGACGGCTTCTCGGACGCCGCCTTCTCCGGCGCGGGCTTCGCGGGCGTGTTCGCCATCTGCGCCCCGGCGGGCGCGGCGGCGAGGAGCAGTGCGGATACGAGACAGGCCGGCAGAAGCGGCGAGGAGGGCATGCGAGGTCTCCCGGAGATCGCTGGAGCGGTGCGGGCTATGATGCGGGCTATGTAGACCCCTCGGCAGCGGCGGGCGAGAGGCGGAAACGCGCCTGCCTCGCCCGCGTGATCCGGCCGCGGCGCGCCGCCGTCGGACGTGAAAAAGGGCGGCCGCCCCTCAGGCGACCGCCCCGATCGTTCCCGGTGTTGAGAGCCCGCCTCAGTGCCGGCGGGCACCGTCGCTGAAGCGGTTGGCGCTGCGCACGATCTCGCTGAAGCAGGTCAGCGAGGCGTCGGCGGCGCGCTGCATCTCCGTGACTTGGAGACGAATCGCCTCCGCCGGGGACTTGGCGCGGGCGAGCGCCTGGATGTGCGCGATCGCCGCTTCGCCCTCGCCGCGGGCGAAGGCGAACAGCTTCGCGTTGATCTCGGTAAGGGGCGCGAAGGTCGGCACGAAGGCGAAGCTTGCGCCGATATGGACGCTGTGCGGCTTCGGCGGGGCGCCCAGGGCGGCCTCGGTTTCGGCCAGCGTCCGCGCGAGAGTCTCGTTCGCTGCTTCCACCGCCGTCTCCGCGGCTTCGGCGGCCTCCGACACGATTGGCTCCGGCACGGTGGGCACGGCGGCGACCTCTGCCGCATCTTGAACGGGATGCTCGATCGTCAGGCCGCCTTCGGCCGCCTGCGCCTCGGTGGGTTCAGCGGTGGGGCCCGAGGATTCGGGAGCGGCGTCCGCGGCCGGCGCGGCGGCCTCCACGGTCGGGACGTCCGCCGCGGTCGTCTCAGGCACTTCCGGTTGCTGACCCGGACCGGTCTGGTCCTGGTCGCCCTGGGTCTCGGCGAGCAGCGCGTCGGCAACCTCGGATTGAGGCGCGGTCAGCGTCGGCGGCTGGGAATTGACGGGCGCTCCGGATGAGCGTCCTCTGCGGCGGCTCGACGACATGGGCCTTCTCCTCGTTCGAAACCCTGTGCCCCCGCCCGCTCTCAATACGGCTACGGGGCCGATTGGCGCTGCGCGGAGCATAGCGTCGGAGCACGGGGTATGCCGAGCCCGTAGGGTGCGGATTCGGCCCCGTGCTCCCGCGACGGGCCATGGCGCCTTCGACGCCGTGGCCCGAAGCCGGACCGGATTAGCGGGCGGCGCTCTGAGCGAGGGCACCGTACTCCTTGGCCTGGGCCTGGAGCGCGGCGAACTGGGTCTTCAGGAACTCGGACTGGATCTCGAAGGCCTCGCGCGGGTCCTTCGCGCGCACGACGCGCTGCGCGTAGTCGAAGGTGGTGTCGGCATTGACCTTGGCGTGGTCGAGGCTCTTGAGCACCGCCGCGTGCAGCGTCGACTGAACGGTCGAGGCCGAGTTCCGGATCTGCTCGGAGGTCTTCACCGCACCGTTCAGGAACGTGCCGAAGGCGTTGCGAGCCTGATCGACGCTCTTGTCGGCAAAGTCACGGAACTCGGCGGGGATCTCGAAGCTCTGGGTGCTCATCTGTCTCTCCTGTCAGACGGACCGGGAGAATTCGGTTTCGGGGAGCCTCGTAGGCCTCCCCGCGGCTAACCGGCCCGCACCCCATATGTTGCGGTGCAACATAAAAGTCAAGGACAGTTTCCGACAGGCTCTGAACAATGTCCGTCCGATGGTGGGGCGGGGTTTATGCTTTTGTTATAGATCTAGTTTCTGGGTTCGATCCCGCGACGGCACCGCTCCGGATCGGCTTGCGAGGCCGGCACTATAATGACGAAAAGGGGTCCCTGCCAAGGGAGGCGCCGCGGGGATGGGCGGTCGGAAGCTGTGTGTCGTGCCCGACCATACCGCACTGCCGCATAAGGTATTCATCTCTCAGCCGGCTGTAGAGGGTCAGCAGGGATCGAGCGTGGGCGGCGAGCGTCAGCGGCGCCCGCCAGTACCGGTCATAGGCCTCACGGCCGAATCGGGCGGTCAGCGCATCGTCCTTGAGGCTGCCGAACGCACCGGTCAGTGCCGCCGCCTCCGGCTCGACGACGAAGCCGGTCTCGCCGTCGACGACCTTCTCCGCGGCGCCGGAACGCCGCGAGGCGACGACGGGAAGCCCCTGGGCCAGCGCCTCGTAGACGGTGAGCGGCCCGGTCTCGAGCCAGCGCGACGGAGCGCAGACCGCGCGCGCCCGTCGGCGCAGGATCGCCGCGACCGCCTCCGGGCTGCGCCAGCCGAGCACCTCCGCGCCCTCCGCCCGCAGGCGCGCCTCCAGCGGGCCGGCACCGACGAAGAGCGCGGGCAATCCGACCCGGCGCGCGGCCTCGGCGACGAGGTCGGCACCCTTCT
Proteins encoded:
- a CDS encoding DegQ family serine endoprotease, with protein sequence MPSSPLLPACLVSALLLAAAPAGAQMANTPAKPAPEKAASEKPSEKAVPLSKGEIQLSFAPVVKRAAPSVVNVYASHVEKRSARSNAMEEFMRRFFGEERPGRGPGGMPGERAQRSLGSGVIVDASGLVITNNHVIENMNEVKVALADKREFEAQFVLRDPRTDLAVLKIKSPADIAPMPIGDSDHLEVGDFVMAIGNPFGVGQTVTQGIVSALARTQVGSSDYQFFIQTDAAINPGNSGGALVDLKGHLVGINTAIYSQSGGSHGIGFAIPASMVRAVVETAKSGGSLVRRPWLGARVQTVTPDIAESVGLDRPTGVLVASMQAKSPAEEAGLKRGDVILSVDGQTVDDPEAFGYRYALKGISGTTDLGILRGTKRQTIPVKLGPAPETRPRDSLKIRTRTPFSGATFVNTSPAVSEELQTDLPEEGVAVTAVDDGSLAGRAGFRKGDVIVAVNGMPITSTKDLDRLTQRNLGLWEVAIRRGGEVLTSVFGG
- a CDS encoding phasin family protein, with product MSSSRRRGRSSGAPVNSQPPTLTAPQSEVADALLAETQGDQDQTGPGQQPEVPETTAADVPTVEAAAPAADAAPESSGPTAEPTEAQAAEGGLTIEHPVQDAAEVAAVPTVPEPIVSEAAEAAETAVEAANETLARTLAETEAALGAPPKPHSVHIGASFAFVPTFAPLTEINAKLFAFARGEGEAAIAHIQALARAKSPAEAIRLQVTEMQRAADASLTCFSEIVRSANRFSDGARRH
- a CDS encoding phasin codes for the protein MSTQSFEIPAEFRDFADKSVDQARNAFGTFLNGAVKTSEQIRNSASTVQSTLHAAVLKSLDHAKVNADTTFDYAQRVVRAKDPREAFEIQSEFLKTQFAALQAQAKEYGALAQSAAR